In Rutidosis leptorrhynchoides isolate AG116_Rl617_1_P2 chromosome 2, CSIRO_AGI_Rlap_v1, whole genome shotgun sequence, one genomic interval encodes:
- the LOC139891059 gene encoding trifunctional UDP-glucose 4,6-dehydratase/UDP-4-keto-6-deoxy-D-glucose 3,5-epimerase/UDP-4-keto-L-rhamnose-reductase RHM1, with amino-acid sequence MATYTPKNILITGAAGFIASHVANRLVRSYPDYKIVVLDKLDYCSNLKNLNPSRSSPNFKFVKGDIGSADLVNYLLITESIDTIMHFAAQTHVDNSFGNSFEFTKNNIYGTHVLLEACKVTGQIRRFIHVSTDEVYGETEEDAVVGNHEASQLLPTNPYSATKAGAEMLVMAYGRSYGLPVITTRGNNVYGPNQFPEKLIPKFILLAMRGKPLPIHGDGSNVRSYLYCEDVAEAFEVILHKGEVGHVYNIGTKKERRVIDVARDMCKLFNLDADSSIKFVENRPFNDQRYFLDDEKLKCLGWSERTLWEEGLKKTIEWYTSNPNWWGDVSGALLPHPRMLMMPGGVDRLVDGPDNGEFDSSDVAVNTAQIGVQIPSKTSINSPRKPSLKFLIYGKTGWIGGLLGKLCEKQGIQYEYGKGRLEDRSQLLADLQTIKPTHVFNAAGVTGRPNVDWCESHKTETIRTNVCGTLNLADVCRENGLLMINFATGCIFEYDANHPEGSGIGFKEEDTPNFVGSFYSKTKAMVEELLKEYDNVCTLRVRMPISSDLNNPRNFITKIARYDKVVNIPNSMSILDELLPISIEMAKRNLRGIWNFTNPGVVSHNEILEMYKKYINPEFKWVNFTLEEQAKVIVAPRSNNELDASKLKKEFPELLSIKESLIKYVFEPNKKQ; translated from the exons ATGGCTACTTACACACCGAAGAACATTCTTATTACTGGGGCTGCTGGCTTTATTGCCTCTCATGTTGCTAATCGGCTAGTCCGAAGCTACCCTGATTACAAGATTGTGGTGCTTGACAAGCTTGATTACTGTTCAAATCTTAAGAACCTTAACCCTTCCAGATCGTCTCCCAATTTTAAGTTTGTGAAGGGGGATATTGGGAGTGCTGATCTAGTCAACTACCTCCTGATCACTGAATCTATAGATACAATAATGCACTTTGCTGCACAGACTCATGTTGATAACTCATTTGGAAATAGTTTTGAGTTCACAAAGAATAACATCTATGGCACCCATGTGCTTCTAGAAGCTTGCAAAGTCACTGGCCAGATTAGACGGTTCATCCATGTGAGCACGGATGAGGTCTATGGTGAAACAGAGGAGGATGCTGTTGTAGGTAACCATGAAGCTTCACAACTTCTTCCTACAAACCCATATTCAGCCACAAAAGCTGGTGCAGAAATGCTTGTTATGGCTTATGGTAGGTCATATGGGTTGCCTGTTATTACTACTAGAGGAAACAATGTTTATGGTCCGAACCAATTTCCAGAAAAATTAATCCCTAAGTTCATTCTTTTGGCTATGAGAGGAAAGCCACTTCCAATTCATGGTGATGGTTCTAACGTAAGGAGTTATCTGTACTGTGAAGATGTTGCTGAAGCTTTTGAAGTAATTCTTCATAAGGGAGAAGTGGGCCATGTTTATAACATAGGGACTAAAAAGGAAAGAAGAGTTATTGATGTTGCAAGGGATATGTGTAAGCTTTTTAATTTGGATGCTGATTCAAGCATCAAGTTTGTGGAGAACAGACCGTTTAACGATCAGAGGTATTTCTTGGATGATGAGAAATTGAAGTGTTTAGGTTGGTCTGAAAGGACCTTATGGGAAGAGGGTCTCAAAAAGACGATCGAATGGTATACGAGCAACCCTAATTGGTGGGGAGATGTATCTGGAGCACTTCTTCCTCATCCAAGAATGTTGATGATGCCAGGTGGCGTTGATAGACTTGTTGATGGGCCCGACAATGGTGAATTTGATTCATCTGATGTGGCGGTTAATACTGCTCAAATCGGGGTGCAGATTCCTTCAAAAACTAGTATCAACTCTCCTAGGAAACCATCTTTGAAGTTCCTGATCTATGGTAAAACAGGGTGGATCGGTGGTTTACTTGGGAAATTATGTGAGAAACAAGGAATTCAATATGAGTATGGAAAAGGGCGTTTGGAGGACCGTTCACAACTTTTGGCTGATCTTCAAACAATCAAACCTACTCATGTTTTCAATGCTGCTGGTGTTACTGGCAGACCTAATGTTGATTGGTGTGAATCTCACAAGACCGAAACTATTCGTACTAATGTCTGTGGCACACTCAACTTAGCTGATGTGTGCAGAGAAAACGGGCTCTTGATGATCAATTTTGCTACTGGATGCATCTTTGAATATGATGCTAATCACCCAGAAGGTTCTGGCATTGGTTTTAAGGAAGAAGATACACCCAATTTCGTCGGGTCCTTTTATTCAAAGACCAAGGCAATG GTTGAGGAGCTACTGAAAGAATATGACAATGTTTGCACACTCAGAGTTCGAATGCCGATATCGTCAGACCTCAACAACCCACGCAACTTCATCACAAAAATTGCTCGTTACGATAAAGTTGTGAATATACCCAACAGCATGAGTATTTTGGATGAACTTTTGCCAATTTCAATTGAGATGGCTAAGAGAAACCTGAGGGGAATTTGGAACTTTACAAATCCAGGTGTGGTAAGCCACAATGAGATTCTTGAAATGTACAAAAAGTACATAAACCCAGAATTCAAATGGGTTAATTTCACACTAGAAGAACAAGCCAAAGTGATAGTGGCCCCACGAAGCAATAACGAATTGGATGCATCAAAGTTGAAGAAAGAGTTCCCAGAATTATTGTCAATCAAGGAGTCATTGATCAAGTACGTATTCGAACCCAACAAAAAACAGTAA